From Saccharothrix espanaensis DSM 44229, the proteins below share one genomic window:
- the cysD gene encoding sulfate adenylyltransferase subunit CysD: MTWLGANGAGSPPTTGSSPQRTEVGAVSGVISLTCLDKLEADSIRIIREAVAESERPVLLYSIGKDSSVLLHLARKAFHPAEPPFPLLHVDTTWKFREMISFRDRTAAELGLDLVVHRNPDCVARGINPFTHGSAAHTDLWKTEGLKQALDEHGFDLAFGGARRDEERSRAKERVFSLRSPGHGWDPRRQRPELWRLYNARRAPGETVRVFPLSDWTELDVWLYVQREQIPIVPLYLAAPRPVVRRNGMLIMVDDERMPLEPGEVPELLDVRFRTLGCYPLTGAVESTATTPAEVVREVALATTSERQGRLIDHDSAGSMERKKQEGYF, translated from the coding sequence ATGACTTGGCTAGGTGCGAACGGCGCCGGATCCCCACCCACGACCGGGTCGAGTCCACAACGGACAGAAGTCGGCGCGGTGTCCGGAGTGATCTCTTTGACCTGCTTGGACAAGCTGGAGGCGGACAGCATCCGGATCATCCGCGAGGCGGTCGCCGAATCGGAGCGCCCGGTGCTGCTGTACTCCATCGGCAAGGACAGCTCGGTGCTCCTGCACTTGGCGCGCAAGGCGTTCCACCCGGCCGAACCGCCGTTCCCGCTGCTCCACGTGGACACCACGTGGAAGTTCCGGGAGATGATCTCCTTCCGCGACCGGACCGCCGCCGAACTCGGCCTGGACCTGGTGGTGCACCGCAACCCGGATTGCGTGGCACGTGGCATCAACCCGTTCACCCACGGTTCGGCCGCGCACACCGACCTGTGGAAGACCGAAGGGCTCAAACAGGCGTTGGACGAGCACGGTTTCGACCTCGCGTTCGGCGGCGCACGCCGGGACGAGGAGCGGTCCAGGGCGAAGGAACGGGTGTTCTCCCTGCGCTCCCCGGGGCACGGCTGGGACCCGCGCCGCCAGCGGCCGGAGCTGTGGCGGCTGTACAACGCCCGCCGCGCGCCGGGTGAGACCGTTCGGGTGTTCCCGCTGTCCGACTGGACCGAGCTGGATGTGTGGCTGTACGTCCAGCGGGAGCAGATCCCGATCGTGCCGCTGTACCTGGCCGCGCCGCGACCGGTGGTCCGCCGCAACGGGATGCTGATCATGGTGGACGACGAGCGGATGCCGTTGGAACCGGGCGAAGTGCCCGAGCTTCTCGACGTCCGCTTCCGCACCCTGGGCTGCTACCCGCTGACCGGTGCGGTGGAGAGCACCGCGACCACGCCGGCCGAGGTGGTGCGGGAGGTGGCCCTGGCCACGACCTCCGAGCGGCAGGGGCGGCTGATCGACCACGACTCGGCCGGGTCGATGGAGCGCAAGAAGCAGGAGGGGTACTTCTGA
- a CDS encoding MFS transporter has translation MVSAVSYPKDFWLLWSSSIVSGIGDGVRVVALPLLATTVTRDPLLIALVTVAGTLPWVLVGPFTGALTDRLDRRRLLWRVSVFQAVLMAAFTLLIGADATPVAVLAATTFLMTSAETLAMNASAALVPELVAKDRLAPANSLLQGGHFVTSDLAGMAVGAVLFGLGPVLPFTVDTVSFALAAVLLLGIRPPTSGGAPAGRVTVRSLLRDIRAGMRWLLAHRLLRTLCVLFALSNFAVTGVLGIAVLYALEVLGVSQTGYGLLMVVVAVGGVGGLVVAPLLTSRLGLGRTIQVSLALAPVPFLVAGLTSAPLVAAGSLLLVGAGVSIGNVASMSIRQLLVPTELFGRVNSSYRLVAQGLSPLGGVFAGLLAAWYGLHAPFLFGAALFTGIVIFGAPRVSDTAVRAAESAVQEEGR, from the coding sequence ATGGTGAGCGCCGTTTCGTATCCGAAGGACTTCTGGCTGCTGTGGTCATCGTCGATCGTCTCCGGCATCGGTGACGGCGTGCGCGTGGTGGCCCTGCCGCTGCTGGCCACGACGGTCACCCGCGACCCGCTGCTCATCGCGCTGGTCACCGTGGCGGGCACCCTGCCGTGGGTGCTCGTCGGCCCGTTCACCGGCGCGCTGACCGATCGGCTGGACCGGAGACGGCTGCTGTGGCGCGTCTCGGTGTTCCAGGCGGTGCTGATGGCCGCCTTCACCCTGCTGATCGGCGCGGACGCCACACCGGTCGCGGTGCTGGCGGCCACCACGTTCCTCATGACCTCGGCGGAGACCCTGGCCATGAACGCGTCCGCCGCACTGGTACCCGAACTCGTGGCGAAGGACCGCCTCGCGCCGGCCAACAGCCTGTTGCAGGGCGGGCACTTCGTCACCAGCGACCTCGCCGGAATGGCCGTGGGCGCGGTCCTGTTCGGACTGGGGCCGGTGCTGCCGTTCACCGTGGACACGGTCAGCTTCGCGCTGGCGGCGGTGCTGCTGCTCGGCATCCGACCGCCCACCTCGGGCGGCGCACCCGCCGGACGCGTCACCGTCCGCTCGCTGCTGCGCGACATCCGCGCCGGGATGCGGTGGCTGCTGGCGCACCGGCTGCTGCGCACCCTGTGCGTGTTGTTCGCGTTGAGCAACTTCGCCGTGACCGGCGTGCTGGGTATCGCTGTGCTGTACGCGTTGGAGGTCCTCGGTGTCAGCCAGACCGGCTACGGCCTGCTGATGGTGGTCGTGGCCGTCGGCGGGGTCGGGGGGCTGGTGGTGGCACCGCTGCTGACCTCCCGCCTGGGCCTGGGCCGCACCATCCAGGTCTCGCTGGCGCTCGCGCCCGTGCCGTTCCTGGTCGCCGGGCTCACCAGCGCGCCGCTGGTGGCGGCGGGCAGCCTGCTGCTGGTCGGCGCGGGCGTGTCCATCGGCAACGTGGCCAGCATGTCCATCCGGCAACTGCTGGTGCCCACCGAGCTGTTCGGCCGGGTGAACAGCTCCTACCGCCTGGTGGCGCAGGGGCTCAGCCCGCTGGGCGGCGTGTTCGCCGGGCTGCTGGCCGCCTGGTACGGGCTGCACGCGCCGTTCCTGTTCGGCGCGGCGCTGTTCACCGGGATCGTCATCTTCGGTGCCCCGCGGGTGTCCGACACAGCCGTGCGGGCCGCCGAGTCCGCCGTCCAGGAGGAGGGCCGATGA
- a CDS encoding M20/M25/M40 family metallo-hydrolase, with the protein MRLRVLALLGLVLLAAVVVFAQRPPRPNATAGDTEFAAGRASTHLAHFADSPRPTGSPAASRTREYLRTALADLGLTATERTSVAARTFADRTHLLGSVTPLHAVLRGRESTGAVLLVAHYDSVPLGPGAADDGANVAAVLEVVRALRAGPGLRNDVHVLFTDAEEPGLLGARAFVDSGVPADAVVLNLEARGVSGPALMFQTSGPAGGLMPALRASGALTTSVSADIYRLLPNDSDLTVFDEAGVRGLNFAFIGGSAHYHTATDDIAHLDAGSVQDMGDAVLAAARVLGDADLAAADPGAAHYFSVLGLVVHYPAWSTLPLAALTALGLLGLCLRLRCGLAALRVGASLLLPVLAAGAAAFGLWWLLGVLRPEYALLPAGDPYQPGPHLAALAVLTAALLLVWRGLLRGAGEPALALGVLGVHAVLGLLLAVLLPGGAYLFTLPALVGLLAVALTGRPAAASLGAVPAVLVLLPVVLLLTPALGLAGAAGVLVPAALLATTALPLLRAAPPRRPVVLTALPLAVALVATGVLTEGYDEQRPKPVSLGYAVDGDRGSARWLGEGEPDPAFAALLPTPPAAVDELPNLTGRSLRTGPAQVAASVPAPVWEHLGDRQDGGLREYRVRLRTPGNAYAVAVYADVPSGELVEAVVDGRAVPGGRNRRFTTGPWGWGFGYTAPPAAGFDVVLRVRGGDAAPRLRAVSQTNGLPSDADAPALAPDRTQAAWPSPAGQSYASRTIELSHG; encoded by the coding sequence ATGAGGCTCCGCGTCCTCGCCCTGCTCGGCCTGGTCCTGCTGGCCGCGGTCGTGGTGTTCGCGCAACGACCACCGCGACCCAACGCCACCGCCGGGGACACCGAGTTCGCCGCGGGTCGGGCGTCGACCCATCTGGCGCACTTCGCCGACTCTCCTCGTCCCACGGGTTCACCGGCGGCCTCCCGCACCCGCGAGTACCTGCGCACGGCTTTGGCCGACCTGGGCCTGACCGCCACCGAGCGCACCTCGGTCGCCGCGCGCACCTTCGCCGACCGCACCCACCTGCTGGGCTCGGTGACCCCGCTGCACGCCGTGCTGCGCGGCCGGGAGAGCACCGGCGCGGTGCTGCTGGTCGCGCACTACGACTCGGTCCCGCTCGGTCCCGGCGCGGCCGACGACGGCGCCAACGTGGCCGCGGTGCTGGAGGTCGTCCGGGCGCTGCGCGCCGGACCCGGACTCCGCAACGACGTGCACGTGCTGTTCACCGACGCCGAGGAACCCGGGCTGCTCGGCGCGCGAGCGTTCGTCGACTCCGGTGTCCCGGCCGACGCCGTCGTGCTGAACCTCGAGGCACGGGGCGTTTCCGGCCCGGCGCTGATGTTCCAGACCTCGGGCCCGGCCGGCGGGCTCATGCCCGCACTGCGGGCCTCGGGCGCGCTGACCACGTCGGTGTCGGCCGACATCTACCGGTTGCTGCCCAACGACAGCGACCTGACCGTGTTCGACGAGGCCGGGGTGCGTGGGCTCAACTTCGCGTTCATCGGGGGCTCGGCGCACTACCACACCGCCACCGACGACATCGCGCACTTGGACGCGGGCAGCGTGCAGGACATGGGCGACGCGGTACTGGCTGCCGCACGCGTGCTCGGCGACGCCGACCTCGCCGCGGCCGATCCCGGCGCGGCGCACTACTTCAGCGTCCTGGGTCTGGTGGTGCACTACCCGGCCTGGTCCACCCTGCCGCTGGCCGCGCTGACCGCGCTGGGACTGCTCGGGCTGTGCCTGCGATTGCGCTGCGGCCTGGCGGCGCTGCGGGTCGGGGCGAGCCTGCTGCTGCCGGTCCTGGCCGCCGGCGCCGCGGCGTTCGGGCTCTGGTGGCTGCTGGGGGTGCTGCGGCCGGAGTACGCACTGCTGCCGGCGGGCGACCCGTACCAGCCGGGCCCGCACCTGGCCGCGCTCGCGGTGCTGACCGCCGCGCTGCTGCTGGTCTGGCGCGGACTGCTGCGCGGAGCGGGCGAACCGGCCCTCGCGCTCGGCGTGCTGGGCGTGCACGCCGTGCTCGGGCTGCTCCTCGCGGTGCTGCTCCCCGGCGGGGCGTACCTGTTCACCCTGCCGGCGCTGGTCGGGCTGCTCGCGGTGGCGCTGACCGGCCGCCCGGCCGCGGCCTCGCTGGGCGCGGTGCCCGCCGTGCTCGTGCTGCTGCCCGTGGTGCTCCTGCTCACGCCGGCCCTCGGGCTGGCCGGCGCCGCCGGCGTCCTGGTACCCGCCGCGCTGCTGGCCACCACAGCGCTGCCGCTGCTGCGGGCCGCGCCACCGCGTCGGCCGGTCGTGCTGACCGCGCTGCCGCTGGCCGTCGCCCTGGTGGCCACCGGGGTGCTCACCGAGGGCTACGACGAGCAGCGGCCCAAGCCGGTCAGCCTCGGGTACGCGGTCGACGGCGACCGCGGCTCGGCCCGCTGGCTCGGCGAGGGCGAGCCCGATCCCGCGTTCGCCGCGCTGCTGCCCACCCCGCCGGCCGCGGTGGACGAACTGCCCAACCTGACCGGCCGGAGCCTGCGCACCGGGCCGGCACAGGTGGCGGCTTCGGTGCCCGCCCCCGTCTGGGAACATCTCGGCGACCGCCAGGACGGAGGGCTGCGCGAGTACCGGGTGCGCCTGCGCACGCCGGGCAACGCGTACGCGGTCGCGGTCTACGCCGACGTCCCCTCGGGTGAGCTGGTGGAGGCGGTGGTCGACGGCCGCGCCGTGCCCGGCGGACGCAACCGGCGGTTCACCACGGGACCCTGGGGCTGGGGCTTCGGCTACACCGCGCCGCCCGCCGCCGGGTTCGACGTGGTCCTGCGGGTGCGGGGCGGTGACGCCGCGCCCCGGCTGCGCGCGGTGAGCCAGACCAACGGCCTGCCCTCCGACGCCGACGCGCCCGCACTCGCCCCGGACCGCACGCAGGCCGCCTGGCCCTCCCCCGCCGGGCAGAGCTACGCGAGCCGCACGATCGAGCTCAGCCACGGCTGA
- a CDS encoding [LysW]-aminoadipate kinase, translating into MLVVKCGGADGIRADAVCADVAGLVSAGTPVVLVHGGSAAVDRLAGRLGVPARRLVSPSGVTTRHTDAAALEVLTLALLGAVRPALLTELGRLGVAAVGLSGADAGLLRAERKKATRARVDGRTVVVRDDHSGRIVEVRAGLLRALLAEGYTPVVSPPGVATDDGGLVNVNADRVASAVAVALGARALVLLTAAPGVLADPADERSVLAEHRVAGSDPPAHVRGGMAVKLIAAAEALAGGIGEVVVADGRVDRPVSAALAGGGTRVSRG; encoded by the coding sequence GTGCTGGTGGTGAAGTGCGGTGGCGCGGACGGCATCCGCGCCGACGCGGTGTGCGCGGACGTGGCCGGGCTGGTCTCGGCGGGCACGCCGGTCGTGCTCGTGCACGGCGGGTCGGCGGCCGTCGACCGGCTGGCCGGGCGACTCGGCGTCCCGGCGCGCAGACTCGTCTCGCCCAGCGGGGTGACCACGCGGCACACGGACGCCGCCGCGCTGGAGGTGCTGACGCTGGCGCTGCTGGGCGCGGTGCGCCCCGCGCTGCTGACCGAGCTGGGCAGGCTGGGCGTGGCGGCGGTGGGGCTGTCCGGCGCGGACGCCGGACTGCTGCGGGCCGAACGCAAGAAGGCCACCAGGGCGCGGGTGGACGGCCGCACCGTCGTGGTCCGCGACGACCACAGCGGCCGGATCGTCGAGGTCCGGGCCGGGCTGCTGCGCGCGCTGCTGGCCGAGGGGTACACCCCGGTGGTGTCACCGCCCGGGGTGGCCACCGACGACGGCGGGCTGGTCAACGTGAACGCCGACCGGGTCGCCTCGGCGGTGGCCGTCGCGCTCGGCGCGCGGGCCCTGGTGCTGTTGACCGCCGCGCCCGGCGTGCTGGCCGACCCGGCGGACGAACGCAGCGTGCTGGCGGAGCACCGCGTCGCCGGGTCGGACCCGCCCGCGCACGTGCGGGGCGGGATGGCGGTCAAGCTCATCGCCGCCGCCGAGGCGCTGGCGGGTGGGATCGGCGAGGTCGTGGTGGCCGACGGGCGGGTGGACCGCCCGGTGTCGGCGGCGCTCGCGGGCGGCGGAACGAGGGTCAGCCGTGGCTGA
- a CDS encoding M20/M25/M40 family metallo-hydrolase: MPAERNGPVLDDAYAAALLRSLLEIPSPSYAEAALAGHLLSVLRELGFAARLDEVGNVIGELDRGPGPTVMLLGHLDTVPGTRPVRLTGGRLYGRGAVDAKGPLAAMVCAAVRATAAAGRIVLAAVVEEETPGSRGAVQIRKHHPPPDALIVGEPSGWSDVVLGYKGKLDLRYRVETPPTHPSNPEPKAGELAALAWTVLLELLGPEAGHGTFGHPGATLVSFVGDLTAATAEFSVRTPPDFDVERCVHALRERVGAGELSVVNAVAACRVRRTDPVVRALSAAIRGLGGRAGAKVKTATSDMNTLAEVWDIPMATYGPGDSRLDHHDDEHLELAEFFRGIEVLTAAVTDLSRSDAV, encoded by the coding sequence GTGCCTGCCGAGCGGAACGGACCCGTGCTGGACGACGCCTACGCGGCGGCCCTGCTGCGCTCCCTGCTGGAGATCCCCTCGCCCTCCTACGCCGAGGCCGCGCTCGCCGGGCACCTGCTGTCGGTGCTGCGGGAGCTGGGTTTCGCCGCCCGGCTGGACGAGGTGGGCAACGTGATCGGCGAGCTGGACCGGGGCCCCGGCCCGACCGTGATGCTGCTCGGGCACCTGGACACCGTGCCGGGAACCCGGCCGGTGCGGCTGACCGGCGGGCGGCTCTACGGGCGGGGCGCGGTGGACGCCAAGGGCCCGCTGGCCGCGATGGTCTGCGCGGCGGTCCGCGCCACGGCGGCGGCCGGGCGGATCGTGCTGGCCGCCGTGGTGGAGGAGGAGACACCCGGCTCGCGCGGCGCCGTGCAGATCCGCAAGCACCACCCGCCGCCGGACGCGCTGATCGTGGGCGAGCCCAGCGGCTGGTCCGACGTCGTGCTGGGCTACAAGGGCAAGCTCGACCTGCGCTACCGGGTGGAGACCCCGCCGACCCACCCCAGCAACCCCGAACCGAAGGCGGGCGAGCTGGCCGCGCTGGCGTGGACCGTCCTGCTGGAGCTGCTCGGCCCCGAGGCGGGCCACGGCACCTTCGGCCACCCCGGCGCGACCCTGGTGTCCTTCGTCGGCGACCTGACGGCGGCCACCGCCGAGTTCAGCGTTCGCACCCCGCCCGACTTCGACGTCGAGAGGTGCGTGCACGCGCTGCGGGAACGGGTCGGGGCGGGTGAGCTGTCCGTGGTCAACGCGGTGGCGGCCTGCCGGGTGCGGCGCACCGACCCGGTGGTGCGCGCGCTGTCCGCGGCGATCCGCGGCCTGGGAGGACGGGCCGGCGCGAAGGTGAAGACGGCGACCTCGGACATGAACACCCTGGCCGAGGTGTGGGACATCCCGATGGCGACCTACGGGCCCGGCGACAGCCGATTGGACCACCACGACGACGAGCACCTGGAGCTGGCGGAGTTCTTCCGGGGCATCGAGGTGCTGACGGCCGCGGTGACCGACCTGTCCAGGTCCGATGCGGTGTGA
- the argC gene encoding N-acetyl-gamma-glutamyl-phosphate reductase, whose translation MRVVRVAVVGGSGYIGGELLRLLLGHREVDVAAATSTRLAGRRVDSAHPNLRGRTDLTFVAPADLGEYDAVFLATPHTATMGRIRDYLAAAKIVVDLSADFRLHDPESYRRYYGRPHTELGLLGRFVPGLPELHRDRLRTADRVSVPGCMATAAVLALHPLVADDLVAGEIRVDARAGSSGSGAAVGPENTHAERSGALRVFAPLHHRHEAEIGERLGRPVLMTATGVEAVRGVQVLCWTRLADGVDARAIRAAYRRHYAAEPFVRVVAEHRGPHRLPDPKILSGSNFCDVGFVVDEAERTVLAVGALDNLVKGGAGNAVQCLNLRLGLPEDTGLEFPGLHPN comes from the coding sequence GTGAGGGTCGTGCGGGTGGCGGTGGTGGGCGGGTCCGGCTACATCGGCGGCGAGCTGCTGCGCCTGTTGCTGGGCCACCGCGAGGTGGACGTGGCGGCGGCGACCTCGACCAGGCTGGCCGGGCGGCGCGTGGACAGCGCGCACCCGAACCTGCGCGGGCGCACCGATCTGACGTTCGTGGCCCCGGCGGACCTGGGCGAGTACGACGCGGTGTTCCTGGCCACCCCGCACACCGCGACGATGGGTCGGATCCGGGACTACCTCGCGGCGGCCAAGATCGTCGTCGACCTGTCCGCCGACTTCCGGCTGCACGACCCGGAGAGCTACCGGCGGTACTACGGCCGGCCGCACACCGAGCTGGGGCTGCTCGGCCGGTTCGTCCCGGGTCTGCCCGAGTTGCACCGCGACCGGTTGCGCACCGCCGACCGGGTGTCCGTGCCCGGCTGCATGGCCACGGCGGCGGTGCTGGCCCTGCACCCCCTGGTGGCCGACGACCTGGTCGCCGGTGAGATCAGGGTGGACGCCCGCGCCGGCTCCAGCGGTTCCGGTGCGGCCGTCGGCCCGGAGAACACGCACGCCGAGCGCAGCGGCGCGCTGCGCGTCTTCGCCCCGCTGCACCACCGGCACGAGGCGGAGATCGGCGAACGGCTGGGCAGACCGGTGCTCATGACCGCGACCGGCGTGGAGGCGGTGCGCGGGGTGCAGGTGCTGTGCTGGACCCGTCTGGCCGACGGCGTCGACGCGCGTGCGATCCGCGCGGCCTACCGGCGGCACTACGCCGCGGAGCCGTTCGTGCGGGTGGTGGCCGAGCACCGAGGCCCGCACCGGCTGCCGGACCCGAAGATCCTCTCCGGGTCCAACTTCTGCGACGTCGGCTTCGTGGTGGACGAGGCCGAGCGCACCGTGCTGGCGGTGGGCGCGCTGGACAACCTGGTCAAGGGCGGAGCGGGCAACGCGGTGCAGTGCCTGAACCTGCGGCTCGGCCTTCCCGAGGACACCGGCCTGGAGTTCCCGGGCCTGCACCCGAACTGA
- a CDS encoding RimK family alpha-L-glutamate ligase — MSGRADSPVVVLASRVRTEEKRIMTALDRRGVPWTHVDTRALSHDTGVPATPWRVVLNREIGYHRAAHAALTLEEAGTRVLNPAAATRLCGDKWRTTLALRAAGVPTPRAVLALSPQAALPALAGLGYPAVVKPLVGSWGRLVTLLPDAATAAAVLEYVAALPGPQSHLVYAQQFVTGPGRDIRALVLGGRVLGASHRLGAGWRANVALGARSEPCEVTAELGALALAAAAAVGAVLAGVDLVEDGAGGLHVLEVNDRVEFAGLQAALGDRVDVAAEIVDFLVAEGE; from the coding sequence GTGAGCGGCCGTGCGGACTCCCCGGTCGTGGTGCTCGCCTCCCGGGTGCGCACCGAGGAGAAGCGGATCATGACGGCGCTGGATCGGCGCGGCGTGCCGTGGACGCACGTGGACACCCGCGCGCTCAGCCACGACACCGGCGTGCCGGCCACCCCGTGGCGGGTGGTCCTCAACCGGGAGATCGGCTACCACCGGGCGGCGCACGCCGCGCTCACCCTGGAGGAGGCCGGCACCAGGGTGCTGAACCCGGCCGCGGCCACCCGGCTGTGCGGGGACAAGTGGCGGACCACGCTGGCCCTGCGCGCCGCCGGGGTGCCGACCCCGCGCGCGGTGCTGGCCCTGAGCCCGCAGGCGGCGCTGCCCGCGCTCGCCGGCCTCGGCTACCCGGCGGTGGTCAAGCCGCTGGTCGGCTCGTGGGGCCGGCTGGTGACCCTCCTGCCGGACGCCGCGACGGCCGCCGCCGTGCTGGAGTACGTGGCCGCGCTGCCCGGACCGCAGTCGCACCTGGTGTACGCGCAGCAGTTCGTGACCGGTCCTGGTCGGGACATCCGCGCGCTGGTGCTCGGCGGACGGGTGCTCGGCGCGAGCCACCGGCTCGGCGCGGGCTGGCGGGCGAACGTGGCGCTGGGCGCGCGCAGCGAGCCCTGCGAGGTGACTGCGGAGCTGGGTGCGCTGGCCCTCGCGGCGGCGGCGGCGGTCGGTGCCGTCCTCGCCGGGGTGGACCTCGTGGAGGACGGCGCCGGCGGGCTGCACGTGCTGGAGGTCAACGACCGGGTGGAGTTCGCCGGCCTCCAGGCGGCGCTCGGCGACCGGGTGGACGTGGCGGCGGAGATCGTCGACTTTCTCGTGGCGGAAGGGGAGTGA
- the lysW gene encoding lysine biosynthesis protein LysW: MIICPSCDASVVVAEIPRLNEIVECGDCRSELEVVGVDPPLLALAPEVEEDWGE, from the coding sequence GTGATCATCTGCCCGAGTTGCGACGCGTCGGTGGTGGTGGCCGAGATTCCGCGGCTCAACGAGATCGTCGAGTGCGGGGACTGCCGCAGCGAGCTGGAGGTGGTGGGCGTCGACCCGCCGCTGCTCGCGCTGGCCCCGGAGGTCGAGGAGGACTGGGGCGAGTGA
- a CDS encoding transketolase family protein yields MSTDTPTTRAAYRDHLVGMMAADPRLVCLDTDSGLFSGVDFGPASDRYLNLGIAEHNLMGVAAGLAATGWVPFVNTMATFAATRALEAVKIDIAYNNLPVRIVATHGGVASGHLGPTHQSLEDLAVMRTLPNMTVVVPGGPGSTTALLDQLAGVPGPVYLRLGRKATPELPADVPAPELGRLQRLRAGTAVVLVATGPLPVLRALDAADLLAADGLAAGVLHVHTVKPLDAAGLLAQTRDARLVVTIEEHWRTGGLGSAVAEALSDHGPRRVLRLGLPDEFVATVGTQEELLDAAGVTAAGIAAAGRGHR; encoded by the coding sequence GTGAGCACCGACACCCCCACGACCCGTGCCGCCTACCGGGACCACCTGGTCGGGATGATGGCCGCCGACCCCAGGCTGGTGTGCCTGGACACCGACAGCGGACTGTTCAGCGGCGTCGACTTCGGCCCCGCGTCCGACCGCTACCTCAACCTGGGCATCGCCGAGCACAACCTGATGGGCGTGGCGGCGGGGCTGGCGGCGACCGGCTGGGTGCCGTTCGTCAACACCATGGCCACCTTCGCCGCCACGCGGGCGCTGGAGGCGGTGAAGATCGACATCGCCTACAACAACCTGCCGGTGCGCATCGTGGCCACCCACGGCGGGGTCGCCTCCGGCCACCTCGGTCCGACCCACCAGTCCCTGGAGGACTTGGCGGTCATGCGGACCTTGCCCAACATGACCGTCGTGGTGCCCGGCGGGCCGGGTTCGACCACCGCGCTGCTCGACCAGTTGGCCGGGGTGCCCGGACCGGTGTACCTGCGGCTGGGCCGCAAGGCCACCCCCGAACTCCCGGCCGACGTGCCCGCGCCGGAACTGGGCAGGCTGCAACGACTCCGCGCGGGCACGGCCGTGGTGTTGGTGGCGACCGGTCCGCTGCCTGTGCTGCGCGCGCTCGACGCGGCCGACCTGCTGGCCGCCGACGGTCTGGCGGCCGGCGTGCTGCACGTGCACACCGTCAAGCCGCTGGACGCGGCTGGGCTCTTGGCGCAGACGCGGGACGCGCGGCTGGTGGTGACCATCGAGGAGCACTGGCGCACCGGCGGCCTGGGGTCGGCCGTCGCCGAGGCGCTGAGCGACCACGGGCCCAGGCGGGTCCTGCGCTTGGGACTGCCCGATGAGTTCGTGGCCACCGTCGGCACCCAGGAGGAACTGCTGGACGCCGCCGGCGTGACGGCGGCGGGCATCGCGGCGGCCGGCCGTGGACATCGCTGA
- a CDS encoding transketolase, which translates to MLLDLHETTAEVAHRVRRHVVDMCAGPEGGHLGGSLSSVDILVALYFGVLRVDPTDFAAPDRDHFLLSKGHAAIALYATLAERGFFPVAELAGYGTSSGRLMGHPVRAVPGVELPTGSLGHGLALGLGFALSARLARADRRSFVLLGDGELQEGACWEAALGAAAQRADNLVAVVDRNGLQLTGRTEHITGLEPLADKWRAFGWAVREVDGHDRDALRAALGSAPWEPGRPSALIARTVKGNGLPFAAGRVGSHYALLSARMAAKARAALDEHPDGDR; encoded by the coding sequence ATGCTCCTGGACCTGCACGAGACCACCGCGGAGGTCGCGCACCGCGTCCGGCGGCACGTCGTGGACATGTGCGCCGGACCCGAGGGCGGGCACCTGGGCGGCTCACTGTCCTCAGTGGATATCCTGGTGGCGTTGTACTTCGGCGTGCTGCGCGTGGACCCGACCGACTTCGCCGCGCCGGACCGGGACCACTTCCTGCTCAGCAAGGGGCACGCCGCCATCGCGCTGTACGCGACCCTGGCCGAGCGCGGGTTCTTCCCGGTGGCCGAGCTGGCGGGCTACGGCACGTCGTCGGGAAGGCTGATGGGCCACCCGGTGCGGGCGGTGCCCGGTGTCGAACTGCCCACCGGCTCGCTCGGGCACGGTCTGGCGCTGGGCCTGGGCTTCGCGCTGTCCGCTCGGCTGGCCCGCGCGGACCGGCGCAGCTTCGTGCTGCTCGGCGACGGCGAACTCCAGGAGGGGGCCTGCTGGGAGGCCGCCCTCGGCGCGGCGGCGCAGCGCGCGGACAACCTGGTCGCCGTGGTGGACCGCAACGGGCTGCAACTCACCGGCCGCACCGAGCACATCACCGGGCTGGAACCGCTGGCGGACAAGTGGCGCGCTTTCGGCTGGGCGGTGCGCGAGGTCGACGGCCACGACCGGGACGCGCTGCGCGCGGCACTGGGCAGCGCGCCGTGGGAACCGGGCCGGCCCAGCGCGCTGATCGCGCGCACGGTCAAGGGGAACGGCCTGCCGTTCGCGGCGGGCCGGGTCGGCAGCCACTACGCCCTGCTCTCCGCGCGGATGGCGGCCAAGGCACGAGCGGCGCTCGACGAGCACCCGGACGGTGACCGGTGA